One Helianthus annuus cultivar XRQ/B chromosome 12, HanXRQr2.0-SUNRISE, whole genome shotgun sequence genomic region harbors:
- the LOC110893661 gene encoding LOW QUALITY PROTEIN: serine/arginine-rich-splicing factor SR34 (The sequence of the model RefSeq protein was modified relative to this genomic sequence to represent the inferred CDS: inserted 2 bases in 1 codon; substituted 1 base at 1 genomic stop codon): MKLNTTLFRLLWNKGLQDIVQYGPIARIDLKVPPRPPGYAFVEFEEARDAEDAIRGRDGYDFDGDKLRVELAHGGRGNSSSTDRHGTYGGGGGGGRGAYGVSXKRSDYRVLVTGLPSSASXQDLKGQYGLYIDHMRRAGDVCFSQVFKVGGGTTGIVDYTNYDNMKYAIRKLDDSEFRNAFSRGFIRVKEYDSSRSRNRNRSRSYSRSRRFLE; encoded by the exons TATGGTCCAATCGCTCGCATTGATCTGAAAGTCCCACCAAGACCCCCTGGTTATGCTTTTGTTGAG TTTGAAGAGGCTCGTGATGCTGAGGATGCTATCCGGGGCCGTGATGGCTATGATTTTGATGGGGATAAATTAAGG GTGGAACTTGCTCATGGTGGCCGTGGTAACTCATCTTCTACTGACCGTCATGGTACttatggtggtggaggtggtggtggtcgggGTGCTTATGGAGTTTC AAAAAGATCCGATTACCGAG TTTTGGTCACTGGGTTACCCTCTTCTGCTTCATAGCAAGACCTTAAAGGTCAGTATGGACTTTATATT GATCACATGCGTCGAGCTGGAGATGTTTGTTTTTCGCAAGTTTTCAAGGTAGGCGGCG GTACCACAGGGATTGTGGACTATACAAACTATGACAACATGAAATATgct ATACGGAAATTAGATGACTCCGAGTTCCGGAATGCATTCTCTCGTGGATTTATACGC GTGAAGGAGTATGATTCAAGTCGCTCTAGGAACCGCAATCGTAGCCGTAGCTATAGCCGTAGTCGCAGGTTCTTGGAATGA